The genomic region GCTTGCCAGAGGAGGGGTCCTTTGCTACCTGGTGGCCCCTGTGCTGCTGGGCTCTGCCCCAGGGTGGGTGGACCCAGGATGTAAGGGAGTGACCTTTCCTGGAGGAaactcctgcccctcccagccgTTGCCCCTTGGGGGAGGTCTCACTTTGAGCCCTTCTGAGTTCTGACCAGAGGGGGCAGCCGTGAGGCCTTGGAGAGGCAGGGCCTTTGGTGAACTAGCCACTGGCCATGGCACCTGCTGCCCTGTAACTGGAGAGGGTCCACAAGTCCCCTCCATCCAAGGCCTTCCCCTGCCCTGGCCAGGAGAACCCAGGGTGGGGTTAATCCAAAGCCACTATCCAAGGCCTTGCACCTGCCGGCCCTTAGGCATCATCTGCTCTGGCCTCCAGTTCAGCCCTTTTGTTGGTGAGAGTGGCTTgatgaggcccagagatgggCGGTTATTgccctaaggtcacacagcaggcggTGGCAGCAGTGGCGTGGCGAGGTCTGGCtaggggtgtgtgggggggtggggcctACTTCTTCTGGCTTCCCAGAGGCCAGGAGGGAGGGTTCGTGCCTCCCCAAACACAAATCCCAGAAACCCCAGGCCACCTCTATCGCAGCGCCCTGGGCAGGGAAGGGCAGAAAAGCCCCAATTCATTACCAAGATGGAAAATGACAATTCCCCGCGCTCTTCCCCAGGAGAGGGGCTGATTTATGACGGCGCCAGGGCCTGGGACATTTGTCAGCGCCGCACTGCACGCACGCCGTCTGAGGGGGCATTAATAGCTGTGTTATTAGCCACCAGCGTGAAAGATGCCCTGCGGATCGgctatttattgttatttattataaAGGCGCACCAGCCCGGCAGCGGGGCCGTGAGGCGTCGTGAGCTCGCTGGAGCCCGAGCTCGGCCCCTGCCCAGCCggcctcccttcccccatccctacCTACCACCCCATCACTTGCTCCTATTCTCCTCCCATCTCCTAGGAGAGACTGGTGGGTAATTCCTGGGGCTGAGGCCAAGCCAGAGGCGGGCAGCAGCAGGCCTGCACCCCagatatttatggagcatctgcTCGGTGCTGGGCTCTGCCTCTGCTGAGCTTCCCTCCATCCCAAGCTTCCCTCCATCCCAAGCTTCCCTCCATCCCAAGGCAGGAAAACAAGGACCAACTTACTGGGCTCTGGGGCCAGACAGAGGTTGGTTAGCACCCTGGCCCTCCAGCTGtgagcagtgtgaccttggggacgtcccttcccttccctgagtGTGCTCCCCTTTGTGCACTGGGGACAGGCTCTGCAGGGCTGTGGCCAGCTGGAAAGGAGAGGCGTTTGTGCAGGGTTGAGTATGCAGCAGGTGCTCAGCTCTGCCAGCTACTGCTACTAGTGGGACTGACCCCACAGGGCTAGAGGGGCCTGCAGACCTGCTGGTGGGCAGCCCCCATTAGATCCTGCTTGAGTTGGATACTGTCCACCATCATCCTCTCCATGCCAACCCTTTGGGAAAGGGTTTGAGAGTTCAGTGCCAGGGCCAGAGGAGGTAGGCAAGGGAGAGGGCTGTTCAAGGCTGCTGGAGGGTTCTCTCTGCCCTGGAGCCatcccttctcctctctgggcctcagttttcccagggTCCTCTACCTCCCTGATTCCAGGGTCCCGAGGGTGAGTTCCACCCTTGTGCATATCtgcggggtgggagggaaggggccaTCTCTAAGAAAGTGGGGCCAGCCTCTGCGCCTGGAAGCAGACCTGCAGTTGGACAGGGCCTGGTTGGCCACCCCATGTCAGAGCAGACGAGAGGAGACAGCCAGGGGTTTTCCCTGGGTTTGCTCCCTCGGGGCCTGAGGTGGCCCCACCGGGCAGCTGAGGAGGGCAGGTAAGACACCTGGGAAAGGAAAGCCTGGGTTTCCATCCAGCTCCTCCACCACGTGCTGCACAATTCAGACCTATCCCTTTGCCTCTTTGGGAGGCCGTGGTGAGGGCACCTGTCATTATTACCTCTCAGCGTGGGGCTGACAGAGGGCCagcctccctcttctctcccactGCCCTGTCCTGGCTTTCAGATTCTGGGGCCTCCCTTTTGgcatcctcattcattcattcattcatacattcatgcAACAGGTGTTTATGAACACCTCTGATGCCAGGCTCTATACTAGGCCAGTGAACAAGACAACATATTCTGACTTGTAGAAGTTTACATCCTAGTGGGAGGGCTTGACAATCAACTTGTGATAAacaactgggggaggggagggatcgCCCCCAGAACAGGGCCTGCATGTGGGGGATGCCACAGAGCTCCTAGgggagccccagccccacccaagcCTCTGTCTTATGATCAGTAAGCATCACCACTCCCAGTCTTTCCTGATCACCCGGCTcgtctcccagcccctggctgtCAGGATCCCGCTGGCTGCTGAGAAACCCAGCAGTGCAGAGCTAGGGCCCCCGCCCTGTTCTCTGGGCTGCCCCCCACCCAGAATAACAGCCCTTAGGCCCTCCTCCTACCTTCTGAAAAACCCCTgacctttcctttttccttcccagaAGGAATTAAGCCTCAGTCTAGGCAGCTTTACTAAAAAtgcacacagacagacagaaataTAGGTGCAGGAACATCTTattaaataatacagagaaagaaagaaacaaaattacatgTGTCTTCTTTcatcccccccaacccctcctgGCCCTGAATAGTTTAATATAGAACACTGTTATCAATATAATTAACCTCCTAAGACACAATTTTAAAGtcttgttttttaaagcaatttgcaTTCTCTGAAGTTCAGGACATCCCGCCGCCCGGCACAGCCCAGACGGCCTACACAGTGAGGTGAACTCCAGGTACATTTTTAGTGGATTTGCGTACCTGTCTGTAATTACCGCCAGTGATAACAGCTGATGCATAATGCATGCGgcatgaaattagaaaaataattaactttAGGTTTTAAAAgaatcccacccccttcccccatgCATTACAAGTTCTCAATGGCACCAGTAGCCAAGATCAGGAGCAAAGTTGTGCCACGCAGGGTTGGAAGGGCCTTGAGGTCATGGCATCCTGCCTGAAGAAGGGGCCTCCAGTGGGCCTAGACTAGGCTGGGCAGGAGCAGGCCTGGGGCTTCTGCCTGAACGAGGGTGGGCTCGGAAAAGCCCCACTCACACAAAAGTCGCAAGTCCCCCTCCTGCCTGCAGTCCACATCTCCTGGACCTGCAGCAGGCCCTCTGCTCAGCACCCAGGGCAGTAGATCGTTTatggtcccattttacagatgaaggccTGAGACCCAAGGCCACTCTTGGTTTGTGGAGCAGCTGAACTGATCCCAGGCAGGCCTTCTcagggaaggggcttcctagAGGGGAGCTCTCCCCAGGCCTCCGTGAGCACCAGGAGGTGGAGGCTGGCCCCCCTGCCTCTAGGCCCTCCTCCCTCCATGTTGCTTGTAGCTGAGCCCCGACAGATAGTGTCAGCTGGTGGAGGAGAAAAATGCGGGGTCCCTCATTGCTTTAAACAAAGGTTTGCTGAGGACCCATCACAGGTATGGAGGTGACCCTGCTCTGGTGGAGCTCTCAGCCCGGTGGGGAGGTCACTGCTTCCTGTGGGGCAGGGGTCCTGCTGGAGCTGAGAAACTGCTTCCGCCCTCAGTCTGCCCTGCACACCTCGCTCCTGCCTCGGGCCCTGCTCTGCCAGTAAGGACCCGAGGGCCTGGCAAGGTTTAGGGAAAACACAATGAATTCTTCTCGCTGAAGGGAGGGACTGAGAGAGTGCACAGAAAGGGCgagggggaggggcttccctcTGTCTGAGCTGTGGCCCCCTTGCCCACTCGTGTCTGCCTTCCCTCTTTCTGAAGTTCAGCCAAGACAGGTGGGCGGCGGCCCTGAGTGGGTCACAGGAGGACCTTGGGGTCCCTCCCAGGGGCAGGGCCGGGCAGCCCTTCTTTCCAAAACCTCCAGGCCTGTGCCGGGCACTTCACACAACCCCTCCCTTGTCATCTTCCCAGAAGAGTGGGGTTCTCAGCAAcacgttacagatgaggaaactgaggcccacagagcgTCActggaggtcacacagctgaggaCTGGTGAGGTCAGATTCAAACCTAGCCCTGGTGTCCTCTCCCCGCTTCTAGTCTACACGCCTCCTTCTCGGGGTCAGTGCCACCTGGAATTCTCTGATTCCCATAGTGGGGACGGAGACTGTACCTGGCACTTTGGGGGACGCAGCATCAGGACAGCCTCACATGAGCTGCCTTCATTGGCAAACGGGGAGGAAGGCCAGGactgggaggcagggggaggcCTATCCAGACTTCCCTCTACTGCCTGGGATGCCCAGCTCCCTCCTGCCACgtgcccccacccctgctcagCCCCTGGTGCGTCATGTCTAactgtgcccccctccccagaGCCTGTGGCGGTAGATGCCCTCTCCTATCCAGCGTGCCAGGGCCTGTGCTGGGCCTGGGGTCCTGCAGCTACCCCCCTGCCCTCACTCTGACTCCCCAAGAAGACCCCCCCAAAGAGGGCCGTGGGTCTCTGGCAGCCCCAGCTTGATGGGATTTGGGAAAGACAACGGGGCAGAGCGCCGGGAGGCCAGGCGTCTCCAACAGGGAGGCACCTCCATCCAGTTGGCAGGTATTTACAGATATTACTCAGGTCCGACTACCACCAGTCAAGTGGGTATGGGAAGCAGAGCCAGACACAACTTGGGAGGCTTCATGGAGGGGGTGTCCAAGCTGAGGCCTGGGGGGTGAGCAGAAGCTGGCCTGGCGAAGCTTGAGTGGGGAAGGTGTGTTGATGTTCAAGAAGcaggaacagcacgtgcaaaggcccagaggcagcacAAGGGAGAGCAGGCTTAGGGTCAGTGCTTCTACCCTAGCTTGGGGGGACAGGGCTGAGGAGGCACAGTTTGAGGTTGGGGAGACCCAGCATCACAGCAATGACAGGGAGTCTCTGCCAGGAAGCAGCTTGGCCTACAGCCTCCCAGTCGACCCTGGAGGCACAGCAGGGGCAGGGGAGTAAAGAAAGGGCCTCTGGATTGCAGAGGAAAGAGACAAGCAGTTAACACAGAGGCTAGACCGGTATGCCTGGAGCAGTCAGAGAATTACAGCAGCTTTTAAACCTCATGCACTTACGAGGGTGTACTTTGCAGGTATTACCTCACTGAATGCTCAGTAGTGAGCTCCCCTCTAAGGGGAACTTGATGACTACattcatagataaggaaactaaagctcagagagggcaagtaacttgctcaagatctcaCAGCCTGGAAGAGGGTGAGGCAGTACTCGAACCCAGGTGTCTCTGTCCTAGATGGCAGGAGCTAGCGACTGATATGAAAATGCCAAGAATGACGCCTCAGGTCACCTCTCGGCTAGTGGGGGTCTGGATACCTCTAGTCTGAGCCATCtcactgctcccctcccccacttccatcGCACACCAAGGATCCGGCTGTCAGTCATGGAGCTGGCAGGTCATAACTCACACCATGCTGAAGTCTGAGGGATTCTCGCAACAATGAAAAGTGACCCCGTAAAAGACGGGCGATTTACCGGGTTTAATTTGATGGCCACATAAACCATCAAACACAAAACAAGGGAATAAAAGGGCCTCGTGGCACCCGGGCAATTAAAGGGCTCCTCAGGCAAGGTACGctgtcttcctccccaccccaggcccctccctgccttcctggagcCAGGGCTCAGCATCGGGAGGCCTTGGGGAAGGGGGCGGCAGGGGagactcagccaagatggatgaGGGCCGCAGACAGGGGAAGAGAAAGGCCTTGGGTCCCTGCCTCCCAAATGCTTCTTGGTTATCCATCAGGCATCTCTGAAAGGTGTAATTTAGACTCTATTATGATGCCGGGGCCTCTGGAGGCTGAGGGTTATGGCCATGAGCTGAGCGGGCACCGGGAACTGATGTTCATGCCAGAGAAGGCGGTCTGGCCTCATCTCTGGCCTTAACAAGCCTGCCCCCTGCTCAGGGCACTGCTCCGGAATCTGTGAGCCCAGGGGCCAACAGCATTCCTTGTGCCAGGACTCAGAAGAGGGTGTGCGTCCTCTGGCCAGATGCTGGGGGCCTGGGCAGAGGTGCTCCTGGGCTCAGACCTGACCCCTGAGACCGAGGCAAGATGGCCTTGAGCAGGCCTGAGGCTTCCTTTCCCCAGCACCTGTCCTGGCCCTGCCTCTTTGCTCATAAGCATCTTGAGACAGGACCTCCAGGCTCCATAACCTTCATGGCTCTGGCTTTGtgcagaggaagggacagatGTGCAGCTGGAAACCTAGGCTGGCTGTGACCTTGAACGGGCCCCTCACCTCTCTTGAGCCTCAGGctgctcagctgtaaaatgggaccgAGGACCTGTGTGTATGTGACAGGTGGGTGTAGATACAAACATGTGCCTGTGAGGGCGTTGGGCAGGGCCTGGCCAGAGGGTTGCCCCTTATGCCTGGGTTTATCCCTGTCCATACCCACTGAGAGCCAGGAACACATGTGAGGGAAGCAAAGACCAAATCCAAGTCCCAAGGGGCAGGGGTGTGAGTGGGGTCATGACCCATAGACTAGGGACAACCTCCAAAGAAGCATCAGGAGTAAGTAGGCAAATGTCCTCAGCCTCTCAGGCCAGCTGCGGCGGCTGGGAGGGGGCTTGAGATGGCTTCAGAGGCCCAGAGTGTCGGTCACAGTCTCAccagtctcccttcctcccagcttCCCTCGGGACCTCATTCCCCTCTGGCTCCTTGCGCAGACCCCGTgcacccttccccctcaccctcACTTGCTTCCAGCCAGGTGTCCTCGGCTGGCCCTCCACCTACCTTCGGTCCACCTCATGGATAAAGCTTCATTCCGCTAACAGACCCTGAGCAGAGTTAGCGCGTTAGCCACGGGCAAAGCCTGAGCTCCCTCCAGAAGGCCTTGGAGCTGCCGGCAGCCTGGGCAAAGGCCCCTGTGATGCAAATGGGGCAAGAGTTGAGGGGTCGGCAGGGAGCAGGGCAGAGGCATTCCCGCCTTGCCTGGCACCTCAGCCGGCTCCCTTCTGTCCTTGGGTGGTCACTGATGGCAAGCCACACCAGGCCTACACAGCccacagtccctgcccttgagCACCCGAAATTTAGTCAGGGACCTTAAAACACTTGTCACTAAATAGTGCAACCTGTAGCccacagagatgggcacgagATGCAGCACCACAAGCCTAGTGGTCAAGATCCTGGCTTAGGTTCTTCTTCACCACTTATCAGGTGGTCTCGAGCAAGTTAACACCTCCgagcttcagttttttcatctgttaaatgggaataaaaagGGCACTGACCTGACATttgctgggaggattaaatgacttaaatattcataaaattctAGGTGAGACGTTTATTATAGTGTGAGCTACTATCCCACTAGAATAGAATCCCAAGTGGCTAGAACACAggttggcacatggtaggtgctcaataaagacaTGTTGAATGGCTGGATGGACAGATGCATGGATGGATaagtgagtgggtgggtggatggatggatggatggatgggtgagtgggtggatgggtgagtagatggatggatagatgggtaaATAGGTGagagggtggatggatgggtgggtggatggatggatggatggatgagtgggtagATAGATGTATggctgggtggatggatagatagatgggtaaataggtggatgggtggatagatgggtggatggatggacagatggatggatggagcagAGGGAAGCTCTAGATGGCATGAGGAAGACCTAGCAGAGAAGGAGACGTTTGAGCATGGTCCTGAAGGGTGACGAGCAGTTTGCTAGACGGAGAGGAGCAGTCCAGGAATAGAGAGGGACAGAAGGAAGAAGGGTTTGACATGGttgagaaatggagacacagggTCCCTGGGTCATGGGAGTGAGGGCCCCACCGTCTCATTCAGTGAGTGGGTCCCAATTCTGCTCTGCACACCAGGGCTGCCCTCCAGGCTGTGGCCTCAGCTCAGGCTCCCAGAGGCCATTGTGTCTCACACTGAAAAGTGTTTGTGAACCTGGAGTTATAAAGCAGACCTTTGCCGGCTGCATGAACACCACTTCCCCACTGAGGTTGAAAGATAATTTctctttaattgatttttttaccaCTATGAACAGTAACGTAATATGAGAAAAATCTACACTGCAATTTTTCCACTTGCGAAAACCAAAATTACACCTTGCAGACAATTCCCTCAGAGTGTGGACCCCTCCctccttttatttgtttcctgTCTTTAAATGCAAGaaaacagatatatatatttttcaaaatagctgaaaatttcgTGATTTAGGAAGGGGGCAAAGTATGGAATAAGTTCTCACGTTACGTGGAACACAGTAGGAAAGGCACTGCTGATAGAAAGAGATTTCTGTAAAGCCATGGGAAAGCAGTTCTGTTGACACCTCATTCTTCTGTCTATAAGATGCACAAGTGCAAACAGGACATGTTGTTTTAACACCAGATGATGAAGCGCCCCACTTTCCCCTGCTCGCCAGTGAGGACGCTGGCAGATTCTTTTTGCAGGTTCTAGTgacgcccctcccccacctcgaGCTCACAGGCCTCGCAGAAACAAGCTTTCCCTTCAGTCCCTGGTTCCGAGCCAGAGAGGGATACGAGATCCCTGTTCCAATGAGAAATGGTGGCTCTAAATCCATCCCATCAACACTGAGGGGCCACTTTCAGCATCAGCCATAAAGACTGGCTTAGTGTGGGATCTTGAAAGAAGAGACTGAAACTGCAGCCCGGCTCCCAGTAAATTAACGTCACGAGGCCCATGGCCACAGTCCAGGAGGGCCAAGGCCACGTCTGTCTTGTTCACGGGCAGCATCTTTGCTCCCGCTGAGATTAACGTTAGCCAATGTCATTAGAGGCTGACCTCAGCCCGAGCTATCACCTGTGATGTAAACTTGACATTTGGAAGGGCCACGGGGCATGCACCTCGAGGTCTGACCTCTGCCCCGTGGCCTCGACTGCAGCCACCCCTCAGCGGCAGGTGGGTGGACACCCGACTCGCTCTCACCGCACATGTCTTGTGCTCCTTGCAGGTGTAGAGGCTGCAAGTCAAGTGGGGCCCGGCTCCCCCAGCCGTCCACCATGGTGGTGGCACACCCCAcggccaccgccaccaccacgcCCACCGCTACCGTCACAGCCACCGTCGTGATGACCACAGCCACCATGGACCTGCGGGACTGGCTTTTCCTCTGCTACGGGCTCATCGCCTTCCTGACGGAGGTCATCGACAGCACCACGTGCCCCTCCGTGTGCCGCTGCGACAACGGCTTCATCTACTGCAACGACCGGGGGCTCACCTCCATCCCCGCTGACATCCCCGACGACGCCACCACCCTCTACCTGCAGAACAACCAGATCAACAATGCCGGCATCCCCCAGGACCTCAAGACCAAGGTCAACGTGCAGGTCATCTACCTATACGAGAACGACCTGGATGAGTTCCCTGTCAACCTGCCCCGCTCCCTGCGGGAGCTGCACCTGCAGGACAACAACGTGCGCACCATCGCCCGGGACTCGCTGGCCCGCATCCCGCTGCTGGAGAAGCTGCACCTGGATGACAACTCCGTGTCCACCGTCAGCATAGAGGAGGACGCCTTCGCCGACAGCAAGCAGCTCAAGCTGCTCTTCCTGAGCAGGAACCACCTGAGCAGCATCCCCTCGGGGCTGCCCCGCACGCTGGAGGAGCTGCGGCTGGATGACAACCGTATCTCCACCATCCCACTGCATGCCTTCAAGGGCCTCAGCAGCCTGCGGCGCCTGGTTCTAGACGGCAACCTGCTGGCCAACCAGCGCATCGCCGACGACACCTTCAGCCGCCTGCAGAACCTGACCGAGCTCTCGCTGGTGCGCAACTCGCTGGCCGCCCCGCCCCTCAACCTGCCCAGCGCCCGCCTGCAGAAGCTCTACCTGCAGGACAACGCCATCAGCCACGTGCCCTACAACACGCTGGCCAAGATGCGTGAGCTGGAGCGCCTGGACCTGTCCAACAACAACCTGACCACGCTGCCCCGCGGCCTGTTCGATGACCTGCAGAACCTGGCCCAGCTGCTGCTCCGGAACAACCCCTGGTTCTGCGGCTGTAACCTCCTGTGGCTGCGGGACTGGGTGAAGGCACGGGCGGCCGTGGTCAACGTGCGAGGCCTCATGTGCCAGGGCCCCGAGAAGGTCCGGGGCATGGCCATCAAGGACATCACCAGCGAGATGGACGAATGTTTCGAGGCGGGGGTGCAGGGCGGAGCGGCCAACGCCGCCGCCAAGACCACGGCCAGTGACCGCGCCTCTGCCACCACGCCCCAGGGCTCGCTCTTCACCCTCAAGGCTAAGAGGCCGGGGCTGCGCCTCCCTGACTCCAGCCTCGACTACCCCATGGCCACGGGCGATAGTGCCAAGACCCTGGTCATCCACGTGAAGCCCCTGACGGCGGACTCCATCCGCATCACGTGGAAGGCCACGCTCCCCGCCTCCTCCTTCCGGCTCAGCTGGCTGCGCCTGGGCCACAGCCCAGCCGTGGGCTCCATCACGGAGACTCTGGTGCAGGGGGACAAGACAGAGTACCTGCTGACGGCCCTGGAGCCCAAGTCCACCTATATCATCTGCATGGTCACCATGGAGACCGGCAACACCTATGTGGCCGACGAGACGCCCGTGTGTGCCAAGGCGGAGACGGCCGACAGCTACGGCCCCACCACCACACTCAACCAGGAGCAGAACGCCGACCCCATGGCGGGCCTGCCCCTGGCGGGCATCATCGGTGGCGCCGTGGCCCTCGTCTTCCTCTTCCTGGTCCTGGGGGCCATCTGCTGGTACGTGCACCGGGCCAGCGAGCTGCTGACCCGGGAGCGGGCCTACAACCGGGGCAACCGGAAAAAGGACGACTATATGGAGTCGGGGACCAAGAAGGATAACTCCATCCTGGAAATCCGCGGCCCCGGGCTGCAGATGCTGCCCATCAACCCTTACCACAGCAAAGAGGAATACGTGGTCCACACCATCTTCCCCTCCAACGGCAGCAGCCTCTGCAAGGGCACGCACACCATCGGCTACGGCACCACGCGGGGCTACCGGGACGGTGGCATCCCCGACATAGACTACTCCTACACATGATGCCAGCACCCGGCTTCTGCCTCCTCCTGGCGTGGCGACTGTGTGGCTTTGACCAGCCTGCTGCCATCAGAcagaacaaggaaaagaaattccaCGATGACTTTCCCATCAGAAAGCAGAGTTTGGGGAGGGTTGACAATTTTGTAGAACacaacagtgaaaaaaataattttttttaaagactagaaGGCAGGAGGGGGATTTGACATTGATGAAGACATAATTTATACCAAATTATGCCAGGTGGGGaggaaaagactaaaaataatatCGCAGGAAGGGTTGGGTCGgggcttttatttttcctgaactgGAAAGATACTACCTGTGCACCGTTTGTGTATGCCTCATGCTCTGTGCAGGGCCGTCACAAAGGAGCCGTTAGAGAAGCAGCCAACAGGCGCAGCCCCCGTGCAGCTCTCGCTGCCGGCTGCTCACTGGAGACGACATGATGGAAGGTTTTCAGGCTCCTCACAAAGGACAGGGGAAGAAAAGATGTTTTGCTGTGGAGATATTGTCCTGAAATCTCTTCCCTGGTTCTTTCCATGCCATTTCCCTTACAGATTTGCAGAAATAGCGCCTTTCACTGCATTCTTTGAACAACGATGTagttgattaaaaaacaaactttcttTTTCCTATACTGAAGCCCTCCTCAATTCCATGCACTATAGTCCATGGAAGCACCATGGAAGCTGTGGCTTTTCCAGGGCTTGGAGGTGCATCTATCTACCTGTTTATCTTTATGTCGTGTCTCTATCTACAGATGGGTAGATAGAGCCACATATACAGTCCTTACCGTACTTCTTGGGTCAGTTCGTACAATTTCTTGAGACAATAGAGTCACGAAAATGTTGCTTTCTCCTAGAAATCATTGAGTAAGTAGACAAAGTGTGTTCgggatgggagtggggtgggggataaTGCTGTTCCTAAGGGCGGAGGCATGTCTGTCCTGGCTGGGTGGCTGGGGAGACCCTGGGCAAGGGGTGTTTTCAGTTCAGTCAGTCCTATCTCAGGTTGGCCAGAGCTGGGCCAAGCTCCTTTCTGATATAGAGAAGAGCTTTCTTTGACTTCCAGTGTCCTCATCTCTATCCCCCTACACCCCCACAGATGCAATCACCTCAACAGCTACTTCCTGAGCATTTACTCTGTGCAATGTGCTTCCTCCAGAGACAGGTAATTGGtgcagagactttttttttttttttaatatcagctGATTAGACCTAATGGTTTCCATGGCTGCTCAAACAAAGCCcagaaaaagacatgaaaattctcagaaaagccCTAGGAGACAGCACGCCCCCCAACCCCAGAATGCAGAACACCCCACTGTGCCCACCCCTGGGATGCTGCTCTGAAGAGGGAAGACCAGATCTCTCTAAAAATGCCAGCCTCCAAAAGGGTAGTGACTGGAGCCCTCAGAagagttaagattttttttttcctccctctggaaTCAATGTTGCCATCATTTATCAACTGACAGTGCTGTTTGGCGAGCCATGAGATTAAAACGATGATGAAATAATGACAGCAAATCTGGAAAGAAGAGAGGAGTGGTGCCTGGGGTTCTGATATCTCCCACATTCCAGCACTCGGGGAACTCCGGTCACCATCTGTCAAGGTGCCAGTTGTCCTGCGCCCAGGAAGGGCGATGTCAAAGGAGAGATGCTGTTCTGAGGGCAGGGAGGATGAGAGGGGTCCAGCTCCTGGCTGTGGTGTTTTCAAAAGGCCTTGACTGCTTTGACAAAAGCCaaagacaggaagagaaagatgaagagcagtcacagggctgctgtgacaGGCCCGGGGT from Eubalaena glacialis isolate mEubGla1 chromosome 10, mEubGla1.1.hap2.+ XY, whole genome shotgun sequence harbors:
- the FLRT1 gene encoding leucine-rich repeat transmembrane protein FLRT1; this encodes MVVAHPTATATTTPTATVTATVVMTTATMDLRDWLFLCYGLIAFLTEVIDSTTCPSVCRCDNGFIYCNDRGLTSIPADIPDDATTLYLQNNQINNAGIPQDLKTKVNVQVIYLYENDLDEFPVNLPRSLRELHLQDNNVRTIARDSLARIPLLEKLHLDDNSVSTVSIEEDAFADSKQLKLLFLSRNHLSSIPSGLPRTLEELRLDDNRISTIPLHAFKGLSSLRRLVLDGNLLANQRIADDTFSRLQNLTELSLVRNSLAAPPLNLPSARLQKLYLQDNAISHVPYNTLAKMRELERLDLSNNNLTTLPRGLFDDLQNLAQLLLRNNPWFCGCNLLWLRDWVKARAAVVNVRGLMCQGPEKVRGMAIKDITSEMDECFEAGVQGGAANAAAKTTASDRASATTPQGSLFTLKAKRPGLRLPDSSLDYPMATGDSAKTLVIHVKPLTADSIRITWKATLPASSFRLSWLRLGHSPAVGSITETLVQGDKTEYLLTALEPKSTYIICMVTMETGNTYVADETPVCAKAETADSYGPTTTLNQEQNADPMAGLPLAGIIGGAVALVFLFLVLGAICWYVHRASELLTRERAYNRGNRKKDDYMESGTKKDNSILEIRGPGLQMLPINPYHSKEEYVVHTIFPSNGSSLCKGTHTIGYGTTRGYRDGGIPDIDYSYT